The following DNA comes from Sphingobacteriales bacterium.
CGGTATGAAAAACAGCAAGACTTTTTTAAAAGAAGCAGAAATAAAAGCCTTTGATTCCGAACACAGGAAAAGGATAAACCATAATATTTCCAAATACAATGAAAAAGTTCCTGTCGGGAGACTTCAGTTTAAAGATTATGAAAAAGCAAGAGAACAGGCCGCAGCCATTAAACGCAAAGTAGTCAATAATCTTGAAAGATATTTACTCGATTTTGAAAAAGCTATTAAAAAAAGAGGTACTGAGGTTTTATGGGCTGAAGATGAGAAAGAAGCTATTGATTTGATTATCAATATTCTTAAAGTGAATGATTGTCGTTCGGTAGTCAAATCCAAAAGCATGATTTCAGAAGAAATTCATCTGAATGAAGCTCTTGAAAAATACGGCATAGAACCTATTGAAACCGACCTTGGCGAATTTATTGTCCAGCTAAATCATGAGCCACCCTATCATATTGTTACGCCTGCCATGCACAAGTCGAAAGAAGATGTGGCCAGACTGTTTCATGAAAAACTGGGGACACCGGAAGACTACACCCCCGAACAACTGACACTTGAAGCCAGAAAAGTGTTAAGAAACAAATTTATCAATGCAGATGCAGGAATAACAGGAGCCAACTTCCTCATTGCAGATGCCGGTGCAGTGTTAGTTACTGAAAATGAAGGTAATGCCAGAATGAGTACCGCATTACCCAAAATCCACATTGTTCTGGCAGGAATTGAGCGTTTACTTCCATCTATCAACGACCTGTCACTTTTTCTGCCACTTCTGGCAACGGCAGGAACCGGTCAGTACATCACTTCCTATAATACCTTGTTTTTTGGCCCACGACAGCCTAACGAACCCGATGGGCCCGAAAAAATGTTCGTCATCCTGCTCGATAACGGCAGAACCAATCTTCTGGCTAATCCGGATTTAAAAATAGCACTTGCCTGTATTCGTTGCGGAGCTTGTCTTAATGCCTGTCCGGTTTACAAAAATATTGGCGGTCATACCTATAAATCAGCCTATAACGGACCTATAGGTTCAGTTATTACACCCTATCTGAAAGGTTTTGAAGATTATATTCACCTGAGCTACGCCACTTCTCTCTGTGGTAACTGTACAGCCGTTTGTCCGGTAAAAATCCCCATTCATGAATTATTGTTGAAAAACAAGCAGCTTTATAACGAACAATACAATCCCAATAAATTAGAAAAACGGATTTTCAGGCTTTCATCAGCCATTTTGGGTTCAAGAAAAATAATGAACATGGGCAATCAGAGTCTGAAAAATCTATTTTTCAGAATAGCCCTCAAAAACACCTGGAATAAAAGAAAAGCCCCCCTGAAATTTGCCAGAAAAACCTTCAACCAGCAATGGAAAAACAACCATCATTCCAGTGAAAAGTAATAAACTCCTTTTGATATGAAACTCATTGATAACCAGTATTCTATTCAGGGAATTCCTGTAACCGGACTCTGCGGAAAATACGATACCCCGCTTTACGTATATGATGCCAATAAAATTCTGCATCAATATCATACGTTAAAAAATGCCTTCAAAATATCAGCACTTAAGATAAATTATGCCTGTAAAGCAAATACCAACCTCAACATTCTCCGGTTGCTGGCACGTGAAGGAGCCGGACTCGACACTGTTTCTATTCAGGAAGTGCAACTCGGCCTCAAAGCAGGATTCAAAGCAGACGACATCTTATTTACCCCTAACAGTGTTTCACTCGGTGAAATCAATGAGGCTTGCCGGCTTGGCGTTAAAATTAATATTGACAACATCTCTATTCTCGAACAATTCGGACATCAGCACAATGGCGAAATTCCTGTTTGTATCCGGATAAATCCGCATATATTGGCTGGCGGTAATACCAAAATTTCGACAGGACATATCGATTCCAAATTCGGTATTTCCATTCATCAGTTCCGGCATATCGAAAGAGTGATTAAAGCCAACCATATGCACATTGAAGGCCTCCACATGCATACAGGCTCCGACATTCTCGATGTGGATGTGTTTATCCGTGCAGCTGAAATCCTGTTTGAAATGGCCTTCAGCTTCCCTGAACTCAAATATATTGATCTGGGAAGTGGCTTTAAAGTCCCATATAAACCCGGAGATATATCCACCAATGTCGTTGACCTGGGAAAAAAACTTGACAAAAGATTCGACCGCTTTTGCAGGGAATATGGCCGTAAATTAACCTTAATATTCGAACCGGGGAAATATCTGGTGAGTGAAGCAGGTTATTTCTTTGCAAAGGTAAATGTGGTAAAACAGACAACTGCCACCGTTTTTGCCGGACTTGATACCGGATTTAACCATCTGATACGCCCTATGTTTTATGATGCCTACCACCATATTGTCAATGTTTCAAAACCTGCTAGTCATCCGCGTATTTATACTGTTGTCGGATATATCTGCGAAACCGACACATTTGGCTGGGACAGAAAAATTCAGGAAATTTCCGAAGGCGATATTCTTTGCTTTTATAATGCCGGTGCCTATTGTTATTCAATGGCCTCCAATTATAACAGCCGCCCTAAACCTGCTGAAGTAATAATATACAACGGGAAAGATTATCTGGCTTCCAGACGGGAGGAACTGGATGATTTATTAAAAAATTATGTTGAAATTGAGCTTTAACATCCTGAAGCATTAATACCTGTTTTCAATGTTACCATAAGATCGTCCCTACGGGACTTGACCGGGTGTTGATTTTTTGTTTTATGAGACAAATTTCAAATCCGGAAACGGCATCAGCTCCCCTCTCTTTTTGAAAGAGAGGGGTTGGGGGTGAGTTTTAATTAACTCCTCATCCTGCAATACTCAATTTTTTTAGTAAAGCTAAGTTGCTGATTTCTATTCCTTTATTGACAATTTTAATAATTTTATCTCTGTTTAGTTCCGATAAAATTCTGACTGCACTTTCAGTACTCATTCCTGCCAGTTCGGCTATATCTTTTCTGCTGATAATATTTTCGATCAGCTGACCATTAAAAATTTTTTCAGAGAGATAAAGAAGTATATCTGCAATACGTCCCAAAGCCTGTTTATTGGCCAGACAACTCATTCTGTTCAGGTGTCCTTCCGTCATACGGCAATACCATTTCATGATTTCGGAAGCAAATGCGGCATTTTCTGCAATGATTTGCTTAAATCTTTCTTTTTCTACATGAAATATGGTGCAGGGGGTAATGGCACTACCTGAAAAAAGATAGGTGTTTTGATTAAACAACGATGAAAGTCCGATAAAATCAATGGGTTTGACTATACTGAAGTTGAAACCTCTGTCCTGGTTCCCTTCCAGATAGTTTTTCGACAATCCGTCTGCCAGAATCATGATGTAGCTGGTAATAGCTCCCTGCTTGCATATAATTTCTCCTTTCCGGAAGTTGATCTGCACCTTTGTAAACTCATTAACCTGTTCATCATTCAGGTTTAAGGAGTGCAACCATAGCCTTGTTTTTTCTGTTATATCATTCTCCCTGTTATGGGCTACTTGCAATTCCTTCTCTTTGTTTTCAATACTTTCCCTTAGGAAACGGTAGTCTAAATAATCACTGACCTTACGGGCAATGATTTGTAAAAGCCTCATTTCTTCCTGAAGAAAAACACCTTTTTCAAGACGCAATGGTCTGATATAACAAACAGTAATTAAGCCTTCAGGTTGACCATTCACCCTAATTTCTGCAGACTGTTTCAGATCGGTAATTTTAAAATCAGGCAAGGCATAAACTTCTTCCCTGAAGACAATCTGGCAACGGCAAATATCATTGTATCTGTAGCTTTCAGCAATTACAAGGCATAACTCATTAAACAACTGGTCAAATGGAATATTGAACTGACTTAGCAATTCATCTGTTTTATACAAACAGTTAAGCTCCTTGTTCCTCTCATTCAGGTTGTCAATAACAGACTGAATATCAGATTTCAAAGAATCAGGCATAAGCTTTTTTAACACCAATAATTTCAGATTTCAAAAGTAAGCCATTTCTTAAAAATCACAAACCTCCACCTTAATTATCATGAACCCGTTTGACAATTATCAAGTCGTTTCATGTATTTATCGGTATCTGAAAATTCACTGAAAAGAAAAGAGTGGGGATACTTTTGTCTCGAAAAAAACATTTTGTATAAACCATAAAACAAAAATAAAATGAACGTAGAAAAAATCATGTTGGATCTCTCGAAAAAACATCCGGGAGAAGTTGAATACCTTCAGGCAGTTCGTGAAGTGCTTGAAAGTATTGAAGATGTTTACAATGAAAATCCACATTTTGAAACAGCCGGGATCATTGAAAGGCTTGTGGAACCAG
Coding sequences within:
- a CDS encoding iron-sulfur cluster-binding protein produces the protein MKNSKTFLKEAEIKAFDSEHRKRINHNISKYNEKVPVGRLQFKDYEKAREQAAAIKRKVVNNLERYLLDFEKAIKKRGTEVLWAEDEKEAIDLIINILKVNDCRSVVKSKSMISEEIHLNEALEKYGIEPIETDLGEFIVQLNHEPPYHIVTPAMHKSKEDVARLFHEKLGTPEDYTPEQLTLEARKVLRNKFINADAGITGANFLIADAGAVLVTENEGNARMSTALPKIHIVLAGIERLLPSINDLSLFLPLLATAGTGQYITSYNTLFFGPRQPNEPDGPEKMFVILLDNGRTNLLANPDLKIALACIRCGACLNACPVYKNIGGHTYKSAYNGPIGSVITPYLKGFEDYIHLSYATSLCGNCTAVCPVKIPIHELLLKNKQLYNEQYNPNKLEKRIFRLSSAILGSRKIMNMGNQSLKNLFFRIALKNTWNKRKAPLKFARKTFNQQWKNNHHSSEK
- the lysA gene encoding diaminopimelate decarboxylase, translated to MKLIDNQYSIQGIPVTGLCGKYDTPLYVYDANKILHQYHTLKNAFKISALKINYACKANTNLNILRLLAREGAGLDTVSIQEVQLGLKAGFKADDILFTPNSVSLGEINEACRLGVKINIDNISILEQFGHQHNGEIPVCIRINPHILAGGNTKISTGHIDSKFGISIHQFRHIERVIKANHMHIEGLHMHTGSDILDVDVFIRAAEILFEMAFSFPELKYIDLGSGFKVPYKPGDISTNVVDLGKKLDKRFDRFCREYGRKLTLIFEPGKYLVSEAGYFFAKVNVVKQTTATVFAGLDTGFNHLIRPMFYDAYHHIVNVSKPASHPRIYTVVGYICETDTFGWDRKIQEISEGDILCFYNAGAYCYSMASNYNSRPKPAEVIIYNGKDYLASRREELDDLLKNYVEIEL
- a CDS encoding Crp/Fnr family transcriptional regulator; this encodes MPDSLKSDIQSVIDNLNERNKELNCLYKTDELLSQFNIPFDQLFNELCLVIAESYRYNDICRCQIVFREEVYALPDFKITDLKQSAEIRVNGQPEGLITVCYIRPLRLEKGVFLQEEMRLLQIIARKVSDYLDYRFLRESIENKEKELQVAHNRENDITEKTRLWLHSLNLNDEQVNEFTKVQINFRKGEIICKQGAITSYIMILADGLSKNYLEGNQDRGFNFSIVKPIDFIGLSSLFNQNTYLFSGSAITPCTIFHVEKERFKQIIAENAAFASEIMKWYCRMTEGHLNRMSCLANKQALGRIADILLYLSEKIFNGQLIENIISRKDIAELAGMSTESAVRILSELNRDKIIKIVNKGIEISNLALLKKLSIAG